A window of the Phaseolus vulgaris cultivar G19833 chromosome 5, P. vulgaris v2.0, whole genome shotgun sequence genome harbors these coding sequences:
- the LOC137834018 gene encoding uncharacterized protein, producing the protein MHREGASFRWRLFVEGSSNQQGSGASVILEGSDGLLIEQALRFAFKASNNQAEYEALIAGMLLAKEMEAKGLLAKSDSLLVTGQVKGEYQAKDPQMAAYLEYVQVLEETFEVFELVHVPKE; encoded by the coding sequence ATGCACCGAGAAGGAGCAAGTTTCAGATGGAGGCTTTTCGTAGAAGGTTCCTCAAACCAGCAAGGTAGTGGGGCTagtgtcatcttggaaggatCAGATGGGTTGCTAattgagcaggccctacggttcgctttcaaggccagtaacaaccaagcggagtatgaggccctgatcgctggaatgttgttggccaaggagatggaaGCAAAAGGTTtgctggcaaagagtgactccttGTTAGTCACAGGTCAGGTCAAGGGGGAGTATCAAGCtaaagaccctcagatggcTGCATACTTAGAGTACGTCCAAGTTCTAGAGGAGACGTTCGAGGTGTTCGAGTTAGTACACGTGCCCAAAGAGTAG
- the LOC137835206 gene encoding uncharacterized protein has product MCRASVKAHSIRIQEITPRLSSYRFRQFRDLTHCKTQSSTQRKKMSRDEENDALRKNVTSSEKEEHEAPSRRDSKKVRENSEVDSETEKRRSSSRRKSRGGSSDSDGGDRAHRRKRKSRRRYSSESISGSGSSSEESESERSGSDSEYSESESEEERRRREKKRRRDKEEEREKKRRRREKEKRRRREKEEERRKKEKLKKKKKKKEKEERGKKGAVTNSWGKYGIIRETDMWTKRPEFTAWLAEVKQVNLENMSNWEEKQMFKEFMEDHNTATFPSKKYYNLDAYYRRQMEKEMQKGFKKVHATERTVFNDEEQRRQELLQAREKHKEEQVMALKHSMQTGMAQAMKEQAQLREEMAYQYKLGNFEAAAAIQRRLDPDAAI; this is encoded by the exons ATGTGTCGGGCTTCGGTCAAAGCCCATTCGATCAGAATCCAGGAAATAACTCCTCGGCTTTCTAGTTATCGATTCCGCCAGTTCCGTGACTTAACTCACTGCAAAACCCAGAGCTCAACCCAACGGAAAAAAATGTCGAGAGATGAAGAAAACGATGCTCTGAGAAAAAATGTCACGTCTTCAGAGAAAGAAGAACACGAAGCTCCGTCACGGAGAGATTCCAAAAAAGTGCGAGAAAATTCGGAGGTAGACTCGGAAACCGAGAAAAGGCGCAGCAGTTCGAGGAGAAAATCCCGTGGAGGAAGCTCGGATTCCGATGGCGGAGACAGGGCACACCGGAGGAAGAGGAAATCGCGGCGGCGCTACAGTAGCGAGTCGATTTCGGGTTCCGGGTCCAGTTCGGAGGAATCCGAGTCCGAGCGGTCCGGTTCGGATTCGGAGTATTCGGAATCGGAGAGCGAGGAGGAGCGCAGAAGGAGAGAGAAGAAGAGGAGGAGAGACAAGGAGGAAGAGAGGGAGAAGAAGCGGAGgcggagagagaaagagaagaggcggaggagagagaaagaggaGGAGCGGAGGAAGAAGgagaagttgaagaagaagaaaaagaagaaggagaaggagGAGAGAGGGAAGAAGGGAGCTGTTACGAATTCTTGGGGGAAGTATGGGATAATCAGAGAAACTGATATGTG GACCAAACGACCAGAGTTCACTGCATGGTTGGCCGAAGTAAAGCAG GTGAATCTGGAGAATATGTCCAATTGGGAAGAAAAACAGATGTTCAAAGA ATTCATGGAGGACCACAACACAGCTACTTTTCCTTCCAAGAA GTACTACAATCTTGATGCTTACTACAGGCGTCAAATGGAAAAGGAGAtgcaaaaaggttttaagaaggTTCATGCAACAGAGCGCACTGTTTTCAACGATGAAGAACAGCGCAG gCAAGAACTGTTGCAAGCCCGTGAAAAGCACAAAGAAGAGCAAGTGATGGCGTTGAAGCACTCCATGCAAACTGGAATG GCACAGGCAATGAAAGAGCAAGCTCAACTTAGGGAGGAGATGGCTTATCAGTACAAGCTTGGAAACTTTGAG GCTGCTGCTGCTATCCAGAGAAGGTTGGATCCTGATGCTGCCATATAG